The proteins below are encoded in one region of Gopherus flavomarginatus isolate rGopFla2 chromosome 12, rGopFla2.mat.asm, whole genome shotgun sequence:
- the LOC127032532 gene encoding olfactory receptor 14A16-like, translating into MSNRTTVSEFFLLGFSEVRELQILHFVVFLVIYLASLVGNLLVIVVVALDNYLHTPMYIFLMNLSIVDLGFISVTIPKSMVNSLMNTTSISYAGCVTQVFFLIFLLGEDVALLTVMAYDRYVAICQPLHYETMMNSRACVQMAAGAWISGILNSVLHTGNTFALTFCEGNMVDQFFCEIPQLLKLTCSDSYMSEVGVIAFSICLVLGCFIFIIVSYVQIFKSVLRIPSEQGRHKALSTCLPHLTVVSLFVCTGVFAYLKPTSSSPSALDLVMAILYSVLPPIMNPIIYSMRNKEMKVALKRLTGCRQFTKN; encoded by the coding sequence atgtccaaccgaACCACCGTGAGTGAGTTctttctcctgggattctctgaagttcgggagctgcagattttgcactttgtggtgtttctagtgATTTATCTGGCATCCCTGGTGGGTAATCTTCTTGTCATTGTGGTTGTAGCCCTTGACAACTACCTTCACACTCCCATGTACatcttcctgatgaatctgtccattGTAGACCTTGGCTtcatctctgtcaccatccccaaatccatggtcAACTCCCTCATGAACACCACGTCCATTTCCTATGCTGGATGTGTTACTCAAGTCTTTTTTCTCATCTTCTTGCTGGGAGAGGATGTTGCCCTTCTAACCGTCATGGCATATGACCGATATGttgccatctgccaaccactgcactatgagacaATGATGAACAGCAGAGCTTGTGTCCAGATggcagctggtgcctggatcagTGGGATTCTCAACTCTGTGCTACACACCGGGAACACATTTGCATTGACCTTCTGTGAAGGCAACATGGTGGATCAGTTTTTCTGTGAGATCCCCCAGCTACTCAAGCTCACCTGCTCTGACTCATATATGAGTGAAGTTGGGGTTATTGCCTTTAGTATATGTTTAGTATTAGGCTGCTTTATTTTTATCATTGTGtcgtatgttcagatcttcaaatcaGTGTTGAGAATCCCCTCTGAACAGGGTCGACATAAGGCCCTAtccacctgccttcctcacctcactgtggtctccttgTTTGTTTGTACTGGAGTCTTTGCCTACCTaaaacccacctccagctccccatCTGCTCTCGATCTTGTGATGGCTATTCTTTATTCTGTATTGCCACCAATCATGAATCCAattatctacagcatgaggaacaaggagatgaaAGTTGCCCTGAAGAGACTGACTGGGTGTAGGCAATTCACAAAGAATTAA
- the LOC127032566 gene encoding olfactory receptor 14A16-like: MSNQTTVTVFLLLRFSEIRKLQILHFVVFLVIYLKALVRNLLIFMVIVFDHNLHTPMYFFLMNLSIVDLGSVSVTIPKSMANSLMNIKSISYAGCVTQVFFLLFLLVADYSLLIVMVYDRYVAICQPLHYETMMNSRACVQMAVGAWISGILYSMLHTGNTFASSFCGGNTVDQFFCEIPQLLKLICSDSYMREVGLIVFSICLVLGCFIFITVSYVQIFKSVLRIPSEQRRHKAFSICLPHLTVVSLLVCTGVFAYLKPTSNSPSALNLVMAVLYSVLPPLMNPIIYSMRNKEMKAALRRLTGCK; the protein is encoded by the coding sequence atgtccaaccaaaccacTGTGACTGTGTTCCTTCTCCTGAGATTCTCTGAAATTCGgaagctgcagattttgcacttcgTGGTGTTTCTAGTGATTTACCTGAAAGCCCTGGTGAGGAATCTTCTCATCTTCATGGTTATAGTCTTCGACCACAACCTTCACACCcctatgtacttcttcctgatgaatctgtccatcGTAGATCTTGGCTCCgtctctgtcaccatccccaaatccatggccaattccCTCATGAACATCAAGTCCATTTCCTATGCTGGATGTGTTACTCAagtctttttcctcctcttcttgctGGTAGCAGATTATTCCCTTCTTATTGTCATGGTGTATGATCGATATGttgccatctgccaaccactgcactatgagacaATGATGAACAgcagagcttgtgtccaaatggcagttGGTGCCTGGATCAGTGGGATTCTATACTCTATGCTACACACGGGGAACACATTTGCATCGAGCTTCTGTGGAGGCAACAcggtggatcagttcttctgtgagaTCCCCCAGCTACTCAAACTCATCTGCTCTGACTCATATATGAGAGAAGTTGGGCTTATTGTCTTTAGTATATGTTTAGTCTTAGGCTGCTTTATTTTTATCACTGTGtcgtatgttcagatcttcaaatcagtgttgagaatcccctctgagcagcgccggcataaagccttctccatctgccttcctcacctcactgtggtTTCCTTGCTTGTTTGCACTGGTGTATTTGCCTATCTAAAACCCACCTCCAACTCCCCATCTGCTCTGAATCTTGTGATGGCTGTTCTTTATTCTGTATTGCCACCACTCATGAATCCAattatctacagcatgaggaacaaggagatgaaAGCTGCCCTGAGGAGACTGACTGGGTGTAAGTAA